TCAACTTCTTTTTTTTCACATATTGCTATAATTTCAATTTCGGATAAAGATGATAGATTTTCAGAATTTAAAATAATATTTCCATTACTAATTAATTTTGGAATTCTTTCTGTTTTTTCAATAACTGATGTTTCATCAAAATTAACAGTTAAAGAATCAATTAATTCATCAAATGCATCATTCGAAATCTCACTGTTTATCAACGAGATATTAAAATTTGTAATCAATTCATCTGTTAAGTGATTTTCATTTTCATCAATAGAATCATTTATGCAGATTAATTTCAATCGGTTGTAGTTCTCTTCTTTATTGAGGAATTCCTCTATTACAAAATCAATTTCCTTATTATTATAATTGTAGTAAGATAGAATATTTATCCAATGTGGTAAAATTCTATTATTAATGAAAAGAGGAACCCATAGCTCAGTATCTATATTGGTAATTTTTTGTACTGTAAAATCTATTTTTCTTATTAAGGCAGTTCTATTACTTATAGTAATTTCATCATTATTCAGTAATGTCTCAACCACTTCAATTTCTTCCTCATTATTATTATCTAATTTTAATAATACATTTTCTACATAATAATTTATATTATCGCTAACATTTTCTTTAAGCGCAATGCAATCCGAGTTTAGAAGAGCTGTGTAATTATTAGTACTATATGAGTATTGGATGTAATCTGGATTGGAATATTTTGCAAGGAAAAGATTAATATTATTGATGTCAATAACATATAAATTATTATTCATTACTTGCAGAATCCAATCATGTAGAGAAGCCTCATATTTGATTTCCTTGAATTTAATTCCTAACGATTTTAATTTATTAAAAATTTCTTCTTTTCTGTTCTCATTATAATTATTTAATAAAAAATCATCGTAATCTTCCAAAAATTCTTTTATCTTATTTTCTTTATTAAGACTTTTTATTTCATCAATATTGTTTACCCTAAACAAAATATCAATAATTTTCTTTTTCTTTTTTAAACTAAATATATCCTCGTTATGCACTAAATACCAAAAGTCCTCCCAAGAAGATATTTTTAATATAAAAGTGTGGGTATAGCCTGAAATTTCGGAGTATTCTATATACTTATCAATAAAATCAACAGACTTATCGTTTGTATTTGATATTGTGTTGAGAAATTCTTCTAATTTATGTGTCAACACCTCATTATTTTTAAAATTTCCTAACAGATAGTCTAAAATATAAAAATTTAAAATAGATTCCTTTTTAAAATTAGCAATACTCAATTCTGAAATCAAATTTTTAGGCTTATTTATAACATCATTAAAGGCAGTTTCCCCATCTTCAATAATTTTCAATTTGAGATTATAATCATTTTCACTGATAGATTCTGGATAGAAAAGAGATATATAATTAGAATAGTTTTCATCGAGATAATTATTAGTAATTATAACTTTAAGCAAACTATATTTTCGGTGTTCATTCGCAATGTTATTTTCAATACTTAATCCATCACCAAGTTCAATTTTATCATTTGCATCTACAAAGGCTTTAGTAAAATATTCTTCTATATGTTTTCTGTCAGCCTTTTGAAATAGCTGGTTTAAAGACGAATTTTTTAACTTGTTAATTCTTTTTCTTAGTTTTCGAATTTCAAAATTATTAGATTGTTTTTTATTATTCAATTTATCTTCTATTCTTTTTTTCCTGTCAATATAACCAGCATCAGGATTTACCTTCGTTTCAATATTAGCAAATGACAAAAATGTAGTTCTTCCCCCTAAGGTATATGACAGAGTTCCCTTATTTACAAATTGTTCAAACTTTTCTTCTTTTATTAAATCTTGTACTTGTAAGGAATCCTCATCTATATTATATCTTATAGCACCAAATGAATCCAAAAGTAGTTGAGAAAGATAAATCATTTGTAATTCTATGAGGCTAGATTGTCTTTCTAACTCAATATTTGAATTGTCTTCTTCTAGTAATTCTATATCCTTCTTGATTTGCTTTACTATATCAGAATAAAAAATACTTTTTAACTCAAATATTTTATAAATAATCCCTTCTTTATTTTGTAAACTTTTAAATTCAATAGGATACATGTTTTTAATAACAATTAAAGAAAACAGCTTATTTCCATTTAACGCTTGATTTT
Above is a genomic segment from Chryseobacterium geocarposphaerae containing:
- a CDS encoding YobI family P-loop NTPase, whose product is MKKLLNEIRERYLEFKILSTEFYLNLLSGAILFLGRKKMKLLVKNNDNPNNLEDLTPYILKDEESNYNLQTYLNSLKWGVLNNNVRNIAISGSFGTGKSTILNLFKKNNPEFKILDINLGKFEEKNKQTEVDIETSIVQQILYYEKKKNLKDSRFERITFDRFIFIKVVFFIIWALSILYLFFDKIYQKLYLINREESFYYVYLMKFSFLLGVFFILKKIFKQLFKLKVNKVSFSDAEFVPKDNDISIINKHVDELIYFFEKTRTQIVFIEDIDRFEDAVEVFIKLRELNIIINNSKDIVQKVTFIYAVKDELFSKNNEKTKFFDLIIPVIPVVDYSNSNTQFIKRLKDDFINEDIISEDIINDISPYVNDMRSLINIINEFKTYYKIKSKENQALNGNKLFSLIVIKNMYPIEFKSLQNKEGIIYKIFELKSIFYSDIVKQIKKDIELLEEDNSNIELERQSSLIELQMIYLSQLLLDSFGAIRYNIDEDSLQVQDLIKEEKFEQFVNKGTLSYTLGGRTTFLSFANIETKVNPDAGYIDRKKRIEDKLNNKKQSNNFEIRKLRKRINKLKNSSLNQLFQKADRKHIEEYFTKAFVDANDKIELGDGLSIENNIANEHRKYSLLKVIITNNYLDENYSNYISLFYPESISENDYNLKLKIIEDGETAFNDVINKPKNLISELSIANFKKESILNFYILDYLLGNFKNNEVLTHKLEEFLNTISNTNDKSVDFIDKYIEYSEISGYTHTFILKISSWEDFWYLVHNEDIFSLKKKKKIIDILFRVNNIDEIKSLNKENKIKEFLEDYDDFLLNNYNENRKEEIFNKLKSLGIKFKEIKYEASLHDWILQVMNNNLYVIDINNINLFLAKYSNPDYIQYSYSTNNYTALLNSDCIALKENVSDNINYYVENVLLKLDNNNEEEIEVVETLLNNDEITISNRTALIRKIDFTVQKITNIDTELWVPLFINNRILPHWINILSYYNYNNKEIDFVIEEFLNKEENYNRLKLICINDSIDENENHLTDELITNFNISLINSEISNDAFDELIDSLTVNFDETSVIEKTERIPKLISNGNIILNSENLSSLSEIEIIAICEKKEVELNETYSNLELPIDSWKAIFMANINPELKLLIFDFLTDNEMYNSEDTSFLEVLINIFKENKFHQYSEFFVDSVMESQLIISDKIFLLNFEKDSIDTLQFRKYIEQLGKPFSLILQKEKIEIDNSDENKVFLENLRELGFIKRIYMKNNNSILTASYND